The Mycoplasma nasistruthionis genome contains a region encoding:
- a CDS encoding DHH family phosphoesterase, which translates to MKIKFKTWLLVLTVVAFFAWFILTIIAISLVSTHPSIQNTAITLAMILILLFCLSFVIIAIYRFVKSRQFVKKSFNGFVENIMTNNNIGFVIYDTDQRIVWTSDFIKNKFHKDFVGKFIEDFFKGINPNLKDKIDLNKEVFEFNNGNNIFQIQCWPLSNTIIVKDISTEHLFKVESWEQRSVIGEVEIDNYQMYQSILSEEQLFEISKVVIDTITEYMEKYNFIYRQYTNGKFVIITTEKSLKQMMNDKFDLFVNINDRLEKGTVNKLSLSAGFAHGWSSLKEKLEQSKKALLQAQNRGGDQVAIFSDTQSPLYFGSNNEILSNNSRTKIKLVASELENKLNSDNIKKVIIYGHTTADLDALGSAFGIYEIAKNYNKEVYICCETKDSTTNKLVEKLIEQDKLDSGIFINAQTATKITDSNALVIFVDNADVNRTDNKNALINADRQNVFVFDHHRLARSLDVAPLSNVYIDTTASSASEIIAEVITFMEYKIKVSELTAQLLLNGIYLDTAQFTKSTTIRTFEAAGWLESKGANAAVSGDLLKLDDDTENQVKQILKNTTEIKKGYFLAYSDLEVPNDVISIAANEILRIKGRVASFVVAKLENTNDYKLSARGINTNVQIICEQVGGGGHFSSAAAVSNEKLDDFIDNIRHAIISSGDN; encoded by the coding sequence ATGAAAATAAAATTTAAGACTTGGTTGTTAGTTTTAACGGTTGTGGCATTTTTTGCTTGGTTTATTTTAACAATCATTGCCATTTCTTTAGTTTCAACACATCCTTCTATTCAAAACACCGCAATTACTCTTGCTATGATACTGATTTTACTGTTTTGTTTAAGTTTTGTAATTATTGCAATTTATCGATTTGTTAAATCAAGACAGTTTGTTAAAAAATCATTTAATGGGTTTGTCGAAAATATCATGACTAATAACAACATTGGTTTTGTTATTTATGATACAGACCAAAGAATTGTTTGAACATCAGACTTTATTAAAAACAAGTTCCACAAGGATTTTGTTGGTAAGTTTATTGAAGACTTTTTCAAAGGGATTAATCCGAACTTAAAAGATAAAATCGACTTAAACAAAGAAGTCTTTGAGTTTAATAACGGAAATAATATTTTTCAAATTCAATGTTGACCGCTTTCAAACACAATCATTGTTAAAGATATAAGCACTGAACATTTATTCAAAGTCGAATCATGAGAACAACGTTCAGTTATTGGTGAAGTTGAAATTGACAACTACCAAATGTATCAATCAATTTTATCTGAAGAGCAATTGTTTGAAATTTCTAAAGTTGTTATTGACACAATTACTGAGTACATGGAAAAATACAACTTTATTTATCGTCAATACACTAACGGAAAGTTTGTTATTATCACAACTGAAAAATCACTTAAACAAATGATGAATGATAAATTTGACTTATTTGTCAACATTAATGACAGATTAGAAAAAGGTACTGTTAATAAATTATCATTAAGTGCAGGTTTTGCTCATGGTTGATCATCTTTAAAAGAAAAACTTGAACAATCAAAGAAAGCTTTATTGCAAGCACAAAACCGGGGTGGTGATCAGGTAGCGATATTCTCAGATACTCAAAGCCCATTGTATTTTGGGTCAAATAACGAAATTCTTTCAAATAATTCACGTACTAAAATTAAGCTTGTTGCTTCAGAACTAGAAAACAAGTTAAATTCAGACAATATTAAAAAAGTAATTATCTACGGTCATACAACTGCTGATTTAGATGCTTTAGGTTCTGCTTTTGGTATTTATGAAATAGCAAAAAATTACAATAAAGAAGTTTATATTTGTTGTGAAACAAAAGACTCCACAACAAATAAACTAGTTGAAAAACTAATAGAACAAGATAAATTAGACAGTGGAATTTTTATAAATGCTCAAACTGCAACAAAAATTACTGACTCAAACGCTTTAGTAATTTTTGTTGACAATGCTGACGTCAATAGGACTGATAATAAAAATGCTTTAATTAATGCTGACCGTCAAAACGTATTTGTATTTGACCACCATAGACTTGCCAGAAGTTTAGATGTAGCACCTTTATCAAATGTTTATATCGATACTACTGCTTCAAGTGCTTCAGAAATAATTGCTGAAGTAATTACCTTTATGGAATACAAAATTAAAGTCAGTGAATTAACTGCTCAATTACTTTTAAATGGTATTTATTTAGATACTGCACAATTCACTAAATCAACCACAATTAGAACTTTTGAAGCCGCTGGATGATTGGAATCAAAAGGCGCAAATGCTGCTGTAAGTGGTGATTTATTAAAACTTGATGATGATACTGAAAATCAAGTTAAACAAATATTAAAAAATACAACAGAAATTAAAAAAGGATACTTCTTAGCATATAGCGACTTAGAAGTCCCAAACGATGTTATTTCAATTGCTGCAAATGAAATTTTAAGAATTAAAGGTCGTGTTGCTTCATTTGTGGTTGCTAAATTAGAAAATACTAATGATTACAAACTTAGTGCTCGTGGCATTAATACAAATGTTCAAATTATTTGCGAGCAAGTTGGTGGTGGTGGACACTTTTCATCAGCAGCAGCTGTTTCAAATGAAAAATTAGATGATTTTATTGACAATATCAGACACGCCATAATTTCTTCAGGAGATAATTAA
- the rpsT gene encoding 30S ribosomal protein S20, whose product MANIKSKVKSIAKMEAARVKNSAMKSRVKTAIRKAREAVLAKDEKANDLVAFAHKTIAKAVSKGVFHANKGARKHSRLDEFVNKNK is encoded by the coding sequence ATGGCTAATATTAAATCTAAAGTAAAAAGTATTGCTAAAATGGAAGCAGCTCGTGTTAAAAACTCAGCAATGAAATCACGTGTTAAAACAGCTATCCGTAAAGCAAGAGAAGCAGTTTTAGCTAAAGATGAAAAAGCTAACGATTTAGTCGCTTTTGCTCACAAAACAATTGCTAAAGCAGTTTCAAAAGGTGTTTTCCACGCTAACAAAGGTGCAAGAAAACACTCACGTTTAGATGAATTTGTTAACAAAAACAAATAA
- a CDS encoding CNNM domain-containing protein, which produces MLNVDLWVFIVLVIVLVLLFVLSSIFSGSETAYTSISPVKIHEMQENKERFANLIHKQVKKYNQLLTTILIGNNLVNVASSTLMAFLLSKAIGIDENLNVIISTAIVTPILVIFGEVTPKLIAKKNPVIYLKIFALFNEVMFWIFFPLTYPMSKISKKVYVTNSEEDIKNMLSLANEEGVLQTGESILAQNALDLDSTKVLSHYVRLKDVTTLSYKANIATALELFAETNYSRIPVEKDGQLIGIVLLKDIFSLKKGRIIDYMQNVPLISANSILSSALEKLRAARAQMAFIVENNNSTETIGIITIEDIVEEIIGEIYDEHDDDEEIYEISLQKSHVQADLIMWDIFKQLEIDEDLISDQEHDLTLREYLLQKTNRQKLTKNTKFTLNDEISFKVIEIPKNKKEPAIVEVYKL; this is translated from the coding sequence ATGCTTAATGTAGATTTATGAGTTTTTATTGTCTTAGTAATTGTTTTAGTTCTTTTATTTGTTTTAAGTAGTATTTTTAGTGGTTCAGAAACTGCCTACACATCAATTTCACCAGTAAAAATTCATGAAATGCAAGAAAATAAAGAACGCTTTGCTAATTTAATTCACAAACAAGTTAAAAAATATAATCAACTTTTAACAACAATTCTAATCGGAAACAATTTAGTTAATGTTGCTTCGTCTACTTTAATGGCCTTTTTACTGTCAAAAGCCATTGGTATTGATGAAAATTTAAACGTTATTATTTCTACAGCAATAGTAACACCCATTTTAGTTATCTTTGGAGAAGTTACTCCTAAGTTAATAGCTAAAAAGAATCCTGTTATTTACTTAAAGATATTTGCTTTATTTAATGAAGTAATGTTTTGAATATTTTTCCCATTAACTTATCCGATGTCAAAAATTAGCAAAAAAGTCTATGTAACTAACTCAGAAGAAGATATTAAAAATATGCTTTCTTTAGCTAATGAAGAAGGGGTTTTACAAACCGGAGAAAGCATTTTAGCTCAAAACGCGTTAGATTTAGACTCAACAAAAGTTTTATCACACTATGTAAGGCTTAAAGATGTAACGACCTTATCTTACAAAGCTAACATCGCTACAGCTTTAGAACTATTTGCAGAAACTAATTATTCAAGAATACCAGTTGAAAAAGATGGTCAATTAATTGGTATTGTATTATTAAAAGACATATTCAGTCTTAAAAAAGGACGCATCATTGATTATATGCAAAACGTTCCTTTAATTTCGGCTAACTCGATTTTATCTAGTGCCTTAGAAAAACTTAGAGCAGCTAGAGCTCAAATGGCTTTTATTGTTGAAAACAACAACAGTACCGAAACAATTGGTATTATTACAATTGAAGACATTGTTGAAGAAATTATTGGAGAAATTTATGATGAGCATGATGATGATGAAGAAATTTATGAAATTTCTCTTCAAAAATCACATGTTCAAGCTGATTTAATTATGTGAGACATATTTAAACAGCTTGAAATTGATGAAGACTTAATTTCAGATCAAGAACATGATTTAACTCTAAGAGAATACTTGCTTCAAAAAACAAACCGTCAAAAATTAACTAAAAACACTAAATTCACTTTAAATGATGAAATTAGTTTTAAAGTTATTGAAATACCTAAAAACAAAAAAGAACCTGCTATAGTTGAAGTTTATAAACTTTAA
- a CDS encoding ZIP family metal transporter yields MTFINTFYLQLSSSLNSGLALFIIVILTLLCLLAVPTVLSFIFPIFKVKENKTKGFSFYLYAFSTGFFIVLATFGFLRESIETVAENAETNELSTTAIYAWNAGVLVIGLLLGITFSFFLKFVITARINKRLQKDGTMSVFVHSHDHGEHSHPDYIFTQDEAQENAEKAVLNNTNPMLKVIALLLLLTHRIPEGILLGYNLQLAANGNNDSLTIAYFISLIVHLIPEETIFYFRLREAKFSPIQALLLSFLGLSLFLPFMLIGAYAGQWIAETWWLKAIMFSTIAGIFLFTSIVEFIPEFYHRDLSKKTWFVVLISVFAGIIFAAIVLSFHAHSH; encoded by the coding sequence ATGACTTTTATTAACACTTTTTATTTACAGTTATCAAGCAGTCTGAACTCAGGACTTGCATTATTTATAATTGTTATTTTAACATTACTGTGTTTACTAGCTGTTCCAACAGTTTTATCATTTATCTTCCCTATTTTTAAGGTAAAAGAAAATAAAACTAAAGGATTTAGTTTTTACTTATATGCCTTTAGCACTGGGTTTTTCATTGTTTTAGCAACTTTTGGTTTCTTACGCGAATCGATTGAAACAGTCGCTGAAAATGCTGAAACAAATGAGTTATCGACAACAGCTATTTATGCCTGAAATGCAGGTGTTTTAGTAATAGGTTTATTACTTGGAATTACATTTTCATTTTTCTTAAAATTTGTAATTACAGCAAGAATCAACAAAAGACTACAAAAAGATGGAACAATGAGTGTTTTTGTACACTCACACGACCATGGTGAACACTCTCACCCTGATTATATTTTTACTCAAGATGAAGCACAAGAAAATGCTGAAAAAGCAGTATTAAACAACACAAATCCAATGTTAAAAGTAATAGCACTATTATTACTTTTAACACACAGAATTCCTGAAGGAATTTTATTAGGCTACAACTTACAGCTTGCAGCAAATGGAAATAATGATTCATTGACAATTGCTTACTTTATTTCACTAATTGTTCACTTAATTCCAGAAGAAACAATTTTCTATTTTAGACTTAGAGAAGCTAAATTTAGTCCAATTCAAGCCTTATTATTGTCATTTTTAGGGCTTTCATTATTCCTGCCATTTATGCTAATTGGTGCTTATGCTGGTCAATGAATTGCTGAAACATGATGACTAAAAGCAATTATGTTTTCAACAATTGCCGGAATTTTCCTATTCACATCAATCGTTGAATTCATACCAGAGTTTTACCACCGTGATTTATCTAAGAAAACTTGATTTGTTGTTTTAATTTCAGTTTTTGCCGGAATTATTTTTGCTGCTATTGTTCTTTCATTCCACGCACATAGTCATTAA
- a CDS encoding class I tRNA ligase family protein, with protein sequence MDKFNFKEIDQKWQSKWMESKYFEPKNDYNLPKKYILSMFPYPSGKLHMGHVRNYSIGDAIARYYRRKGFNVFHPFGWDAFGLPAENAAIKNQVHPREWTYQNIALMDKEIQKLGISFAWDYECITSDETYTKWEQFLFIKLWEKKLIYKKKSLLNWCEQDNTVLANEQVVDNKCWRCDGEVIQKEMDTYYLKITAYADELLDDLKTLENHWPQQVLSMQKNWINRTEDYKVTYMLYSPFLTNIEKIEAFESNLDFISNASYVAISNKHPLVEELKKQNYFTNDQLNLLEQIDLNFIKKDFSQKTFIDTPFKAINPIDRSSLKVLITDFASFNPNKPVVIVSHLNKTHKAYLEFNKLEFDETLKSQINEKLLIKEVHYNLRDWGISRQRYWGTPVPLVHCQDCGTVPVNLDDLPVLLPNDVQFTGQGNPLDTSKNWLNTKCPKCHKEAKRETDTLDTFFESSWYFLRYSTPTILRNDVIFDKEKLEYWNSVDEYIGGIEHAILHLLYARFFTKALSDLNLVSFREPFANLLTQGMVLKDGEKMSKSKGNVVEPSQMLEEYGADTARLFILFAAPPQKELEWSDAGVNGCYKFITRLFEKSKLIDSNIDVKNLDLSNLTQQEKTARFKLHSGVKKMFEVFENRENGYSFNTLISWTMETLNEYVEIERKDLITEFFYITLNILEPFIPHFAWELSEKHFNLKNLTDFSYDESALELDEVTYGITVNGKVRAEISVSKTMQKDDVISLALEKVVKWTDGKEIVKTIFVPNKLINLVVK encoded by the coding sequence ATGGACAAATTCAATTTTAAAGAAATTGATCAAAAGTGACAGTCAAAATGAATGGAATCGAAGTATTTTGAACCAAAAAATGACTATAACCTACCTAAAAAATATATATTAAGTATGTTTCCATATCCTAGTGGAAAATTACATATGGGTCATGTGCGTAATTACTCAATTGGAGATGCTATAGCACGTTATTATAGAAGAAAAGGTTTTAATGTTTTTCATCCTTTTGGTTGAGATGCATTTGGTTTACCAGCGGAAAATGCTGCTATTAAAAATCAAGTGCACCCAAGAGAATGGACTTATCAAAACATTGCTTTAATGGATAAAGAAATCCAAAAGCTAGGAATTTCATTTGCTTGAGATTATGAATGTATAACTTCAGATGAAACTTACACAAAATGAGAGCAATTTTTATTCATCAAACTATGGGAAAAGAAATTAATTTATAAAAAGAAAAGTTTATTAAATTGATGTGAACAAGATAATACTGTTTTAGCCAATGAGCAAGTAGTGGACAATAAATGCTGACGTTGTGATGGTGAAGTTATTCAAAAAGAAATGGATACTTATTACCTAAAAATTACAGCATACGCTGATGAATTGTTAGACGATTTAAAAACTCTAGAAAATCACTGACCGCAACAAGTTTTATCAATGCAAAAAAATTGAATTAACAGAACTGAAGACTACAAAGTTACTTACATGTTATATTCACCATTTTTAACAAACATTGAAAAAATTGAAGCTTTTGAGTCAAATTTAGATTTTATTTCTAATGCTTCTTACGTTGCAATTTCTAATAAGCACCCACTTGTAGAAGAACTTAAAAAACAAAACTACTTTACAAATGATCAATTGAATTTATTAGAGCAGATAGATTTAAATTTCATTAAAAAAGATTTTAGCCAAAAAACATTTATTGACACTCCGTTTAAAGCCATTAACCCAATTGATAGAAGCTCTTTAAAAGTTTTAATTACTGATTTTGCATCATTTAACCCTAATAAACCGGTTGTTATTGTTTCACATTTAAACAAAACACACAAAGCTTATTTAGAATTTAATAAGCTAGAGTTTGATGAAACCTTAAAATCACAAATCAATGAAAAATTATTAATTAAAGAAGTTCACTATAACTTAAGAGATTGAGGGATTTCGCGTCAAAGATATTGAGGAACTCCAGTACCATTAGTTCACTGTCAAGATTGTGGCACTGTTCCAGTTAATTTAGATGATTTACCTGTTTTATTACCAAATGATGTTCAATTCACAGGTCAAGGAAATCCTTTAGATACAAGCAAAAATTGACTAAATACAAAATGCCCTAAATGCCACAAAGAAGCAAAAAGAGAAACCGACACACTTGACACATTTTTCGAGTCTAGTTGATACTTCTTACGTTATTCAACACCAACAATCCTTAGAAATGATGTAATTTTTGACAAAGAGAAATTGGAGTACTGAAATTCAGTAGATGAATACATCGGTGGAATTGAACATGCAATTCTACACTTGCTATATGCCAGATTTTTTACAAAAGCTTTATCAGATTTAAATCTTGTAAGTTTCAGAGAACCTTTTGCAAACCTTTTAACACAAGGAATGGTGCTAAAAGATGGTGAAAAAATGTCTAAATCAAAAGGAAATGTTGTAGAACCTAGTCAAATGCTTGAAGAATATGGTGCAGACACAGCTCGTTTATTCATTTTATTTGCAGCTCCGCCACAAAAAGAACTTGAATGAAGTGATGCCGGAGTTAATGGTTGTTATAAATTCATAACAAGATTATTTGAAAAATCTAAACTAATTGATTCGAATATTGATGTTAAAAATCTAGATTTATCAAATTTAACACAACAAGAAAAAACAGCCAGATTTAAGCTTCATTCAGGTGTTAAAAAGATGTTTGAAGTTTTTGAAAACAGAGAAAATGGTTATTCATTTAATACATTAATTTCATGAACAATGGAAACATTAAATGAGTATGTGGAAATTGAAAGAAAAGATTTAATTACTGAATTTTTCTACATAACTTTAAACATTTTAGAGCCATTTATTCCTCATTTTGCATGAGAGTTATCAGAGAAACATTTTAATTTAAAAAACTTAACAGACTTTAGCTATGATGAAAGCGCTTTAGAATTGGATGAAGTAACTTATGGAATTACTGTAAACGGTAAGGTTAGAGCAGAAATTAGCGTTTCTAAAACTATGCAAAAAGATGATGTAATATCGCTTGCATTAGAAAAAGTTGTTAAATGAACTGATGGAAAAGAAATTGTTAAAACGATTTTTGTTCCAAACAAATTAATCAATTTAGTTGTTAAATAA
- a CDS encoding YebC/PmpR family DNA-binding transcriptional regulator, whose product MAGHSHAANIAHRKGAQDAARGKIFQKLSKEIYVAAKLGPNPDMNPALKLAIAKAKAKNMPKDNIEKAIAKASGDKNANAFVEKTFTATVPGGATFIVVTLSDNINRVTSNIQSYFNKQNGSMGKPGQIPYGFDKKGIIEIAKDLVAEDEIMMVALENGADDVVVEEQSYVITSLPEDFSNLKNAIEDNLSVSDYVQCEVTYLPSMYVEYEAEKAEKLLDFVEKLKDDEDIQDVFHNVEVK is encoded by the coding sequence ATGGCAGGACATTCACACGCCGCTAATATTGCACACAGAAAAGGTGCACAAGATGCTGCAAGAGGAAAAATTTTCCAAAAGTTATCAAAAGAAATTTATGTTGCAGCTAAATTAGGACCAAATCCTGATATGAACCCAGCTTTAAAATTAGCAATTGCTAAAGCTAAAGCAAAAAACATGCCAAAAGACAACATTGAAAAAGCAATTGCTAAAGCTTCAGGAGATAAAAACGCAAATGCGTTTGTTGAAAAAACATTCACAGCAACAGTTCCTGGTGGAGCAACTTTTATTGTTGTTACTTTATCAGACAATATTAACAGAGTTACTTCAAACATTCAATCATACTTCAACAAACAAAACGGGTCAATGGGTAAACCAGGTCAAATTCCATATGGATTTGATAAAAAAGGAATTATTGAAATCGCTAAAGATTTAGTAGCTGAAGATGAAATTATGATGGTCGCTCTAGAAAATGGGGCAGATGATGTTGTAGTTGAAGAACAATCATATGTAATTACTTCACTACCTGAAGATTTTTCAAACCTAAAAAATGCTATTGAAGATAATTTATCAGTTAGTGATTATGTTCAATGTGAAGTAACTTATCTACCTTCAATGTATGTTGAATATGAAGCTGAAAAAGCAGAAAAATTACTAGATTTTGTAGAAAAATTAAAGGATGATGAAGACATTCAAGACGTTTTCCACAATGTAGAAGTTAAATAA
- the nadE gene encoding NAD(+) synthase, with product MAKFTTYNGLNPIYDEIKAKQYLKTIQEFLKNHAKEANANGFIVGISGGIDSALVYAIAKSVFPQSTYGFVMPIIKMSDSDLNHINQLEKQFDDKFTFINLTETFYAITQANKSTHPLSIANIKPRLRMTTLYYQAQAKNALVLGTDNYDETFIGYFTKFGDGGADLLPISQLTKGEVKFLAKLMNVPNSIINKDPSAGLWDGQTDEKELGFSYAQLDYYLDHLDNYDLVKQNLPETIINKIEHKHKISQHKRDAIYKPQ from the coding sequence ATGGCTAAATTTACAACATATAACGGTCTAAATCCGATTTATGATGAAATCAAAGCGAAACAGTATTTAAAAACTATTCAAGAGTTTTTAAAAAATCACGCAAAAGAAGCTAATGCGAACGGCTTTATAGTTGGTATTAGCGGTGGAATTGATTCAGCTTTAGTTTATGCTATTGCTAAATCAGTTTTCCCACAAAGCACTTATGGTTTTGTTATGCCAATCATCAAAATGAGTGATAGTGATTTAAATCACATCAATCAATTAGAAAAACAATTTGATGACAAATTTACATTCATTAATTTAACTGAAACATTTTATGCAATTACACAAGCTAATAAATCAACACACCCTCTTTCAATCGCAAACATTAAACCAAGATTAAGAATGACAACCCTTTATTATCAAGCACAAGCTAAAAATGCTTTAGTTTTAGGAACTGATAATTATGATGAAACATTTATTGGTTATTTCACTAAGTTTGGTGATGGTGGAGCTGATTTGCTACCAATTAGTCAATTAACTAAAGGTGAAGTAAAATTCTTAGCTAAATTAATGAATGTACCTAACAGCATTATTAACAAAGATCCATCAGCAGGATTATGAGATGGTCAAACTGATGAAAAAGAATTAGGTTTTAGTTATGCTCAGCTTGATTATTACCTTGACCACTTAGATAATTATGATTTAGTCAAACAAAATCTACCAGAAACAATCATTAATAAAATCGAACATAAACACAAAATTTCTCAGCATAAGAGAGATGCAATTTATAAACCTCAATAA
- a CDS encoding DnaB-like helicase C-terminal domain-containing protein: MSENSKKHFSYTDYKLVPQELYPVDNTLFVDPKVEKEVLALMLKENDRQDLVFGYLDFGAFAVPEYATLYRLMKQTYLQTARFIDYFELKDLIERFKSSYEFNILSLELLNNINSKLYNPDNLNSNLERLLELQKIRTTQSFTQNLLNTLATNKKVSWDDLSTDISNLMTNISKLSLNNSDFIDISQAVDTFEANLNKIIEGKSITNYLPTGFNTIDKVIKGFMPGQLIVLAARPAVGKTALALNIALNVVLNAQKNNEQKNVAFISLEMPSSEITTRILSTVSNVEMHKLHDPAKFLRDDIASIQKLSAAYTKLKESDGLFLDDNSKSTINDIKFKIKHLMKSNDNKLDLVIIDYLQLISSNLKGGNRQNEVAQISRELKTLALELKIPILTLSQLSRNVENRENKRPQLHDLRESGAIEQDADIVIFLSKRQLKRKEGEDAPKLDSISINLDIAKNRNGITSNSTIIYTGKNVKFTDENSDYEV; this comes from the coding sequence ATGTCAGAAAATAGCAAAAAACATTTTAGTTATACCGACTATAAATTAGTGCCCCAAGAACTATATCCTGTTGATAACACTTTATTTGTAGACCCTAAAGTTGAAAAAGAAGTTTTAGCTTTAATGCTAAAAGAAAATGATCGTCAAGATCTAGTTTTTGGTTATTTAGATTTTGGTGCATTTGCTGTGCCTGAATATGCAACTCTGTATCGCTTAATGAAACAGACTTACTTACAAACCGCAAGATTTATTGACTATTTTGAACTTAAAGACCTAATTGAAAGATTTAAGTCAAGTTATGAATTCAATATTTTATCTTTAGAACTTTTAAACAATATTAACTCTAAGCTTTACAATCCTGATAACTTAAATTCAAACTTAGAGCGCTTACTAGAACTTCAAAAGATAAGAACAACTCAATCGTTTACACAAAACTTACTAAACACCTTAGCAACAAATAAAAAAGTTTCTTGAGATGATTTATCAACAGATATTTCAAATTTAATGACTAACATCAGTAAACTTTCACTTAACAACAGTGATTTTATTGATATTAGTCAAGCTGTTGATACTTTTGAAGCTAATTTAAACAAAATTATTGAAGGTAAATCAATTACAAATTACTTACCTACTGGCTTTAATACAATTGACAAAGTCATAAAAGGTTTTATGCCAGGTCAGTTAATTGTTTTGGCTGCTAGACCTGCGGTAGGAAAAACTGCTTTAGCCTTAAATATAGCTCTAAACGTAGTTTTAAACGCTCAAAAAAATAATGAACAAAAAAATGTTGCTTTTATTTCTCTTGAAATGCCATCAAGTGAAATAACAACACGTATTTTATCAACTGTTTCAAATGTTGAAATGCATAAACTGCATGATCCTGCTAAGTTCTTAAGAGATGATATTGCTTCAATTCAAAAACTTAGTGCTGCTTATACTAAGTTAAAAGAATCTGATGGCTTATTCCTTGATGACAACAGCAAAAGTACAATTAACGATATTAAATTCAAAATTAAACATTTAATGAAATCAAATGACAATAAACTTGATTTGGTTATCATTGATTATTTACAACTTATTTCAAGTAATTTAAAGGGTGGAAATCGTCAAAATGAAGTTGCTCAAATTTCACGTGAATTAAAAACCCTTGCTTTAGAGTTAAAAATACCAATCTTAACTCTTTCTCAGTTATCACGTAATGTTGAAAACAGGGAAAACAAAAGACCTCAATTGCATGACCTAAGAGAATCGGGGGCAATTGAACAAGATGCTGACATTGTTATTTTCTTAAGTAAGAGACAACTTAAACGAAAAGAAGGTGAAGATGCACCTAAGTTAGACAGCATCTCTATTAACTTAGACATTGCTAAAAACCGTAATGGTATTACTAGCAATTCAACAATTATATACACCGGTAAGAACGTTAAGTTTACCGATGAAAATTCAGATTATGAGGTATAA
- the rplI gene encoding 50S ribosomal protein L9 has translation MKFILLKDCKDGKANTIIDVAPGYGTNFLVAKGFAVPLNEKTQRDLDRRLNNLVADEHSKRSAALELKEKLEQLNLKFSLEANTDANSNLNVHGSVSTKDLDKKLKDLGFKLDKHALSKVHLVQEGPHDVEAVLYKDIKANIRVEIALKHVRK, from the coding sequence ATGAAATTTATTTTACTTAAAGATTGCAAAGATGGAAAAGCAAACACAATTATTGATGTAGCTCCAGGATATGGAACAAACTTTTTAGTAGCAAAAGGTTTTGCTGTTCCTTTAAATGAGAAAACACAACGTGACTTAGATAGACGTTTAAACAATTTGGTTGCAGATGAACATTCAAAACGTTCAGCAGCTTTAGAATTAAAAGAAAAATTAGAACAATTAAATCTTAAATTTTCTTTAGAAGCCAACACTGATGCTAATTCAAATTTAAACGTTCACGGTTCAGTTTCAACAAAAGATTTAGATAAGAAATTAAAAGATTTAGGATTTAAATTAGATAAACATGCTTTATCTAAAGTACATTTAGTACAAGAAGGACCGCATGATGTTGAAGCAGTTTTATACAAAGACATTAAAGCAAACATTAGAGTGGAGATTGCTTTAAAACATGTCAGAAAATAG